The genomic DNA TCCTGTAGTTCTGAATGTATAGGATAGGCACTTGCTTCACCTTGCCGTCTGATACAATCCCATCATATCTACAGGAGTGGCTAGGAAGGAGGGACTAGCGGTTAATAGTACTGCCCTCGGGGTGCACAGTGTtttgttattaggtgttatcctCAGTTATCTTATATTCTGTTCTTCACTCTGTCCCCTGTGTCTCAGAGCCCAGCTTGTTGTAATCAGCTGTTGAAGAGTAGAAGACTGGACCGTAGTGACCTGCAAGCCTTCAGTCTCAAAGAGCTCAACGTCCACCAAAACTCTCTCAACAAGGCTATACAAGGTGAGTGGTCACTTAGATACTACACCGGATAAATTGCAtatttacactgagtgtagaaaacattgctctttccatgacatagactgaccaggtgaatccaggtgaaagctatgatcccttattgatgtcacctgttaaatcaacctcaatcagtgtagatgaatgggagaagacaggttaaagaaggatttttaagcgttGAGACAAgtgagacatagattgtgtatatgggccattcagagggtgaatgggcaagacaaaagacttaagtgcctttgaacggggtatagtagtaggtgccaggagcaccgatttgagtgtcaagaactgcaacgctgctgggtttttccacactaAACAGTTTCCAGAgtgtatgaagaatggtccaccacccaaaggacatccagccaatttcacacaactgtgggaagcattggagtcaacatgggccagcatggaacgctttcgacaccttgtagagttcatgccctaacaaattgaggctgttctgagggcaaaagtgggtgcaactcaatattaggaaggtgttcctaatgttttgtacactcagtgtatattttagGTATAGGCTACTTTATATTTCACCTTTTTCATTTATAAGTTATACCAACcttattattttacatttatttcacctttgtcaAGTGATCTGTACAACTGCATTTGATCTTACATTTTTGATCTGACATTTTGTTTGTGTCCACGTGTGCACATGTGGGTGTGTCTCTGTGCCTCGCTCATCAGACCTTAGCACAGAGCTGGTGGTTCATCTACAGACTCGGGACCAGCTGAGGACAGAACAGGATGCTATGCTGCTGGAGGTACAGGATATGACATCACTCTGAAGTCACCTTAGAATCACATATAGAAACctgaccaagatggctgccattaTCAGCACAATCTTAGAGCTATGCAGGTCTATGAAAAGCCACTCTTGCGTATTATATACTCTATGGACGACACTTTCAGAAGGCCCATCACCATAGAATAATTAAAATCATTCTAAGTTCTACGGTCGTCGTCTAATAAAATGGAATCCCGGTGTTAGAGATCAGGTCACAATCAGTCAATGACGGACACCGGTGCTTGAAATTAATGGACGAATCAAATCAATGTGAAGAGACTGCATCACTCCTAAATACTTTTTGGATTGAATTGCACAGCATTTTGTTTTTATTTCCCAGTGagcaaaactggttgaaatgacGTCATCACACCCAGTTTCACAGTCGTTATGACATCATATCAACCCGGTTTTGCTCTGTCTTTTTCTGTGTTTTTATAAAGGGAAACGTGTATGTCTGGACtgttaatgttgttgtgttgtagtgTTTTAGGGGGAAAATGACGGTAATATTATAAGGGATTAATAAGCTGCTATTGCTGCCCATGGATCAGTCTagttctaatgtccattgtcaTCCACATGGTGAAATGCAATGATTGTTTGGTAGCACATTATTTGAACTGTACGTCATACGGTATCATAACAAATGTCCGAAGATTTCCTGTCATTGAGCGTTACGACGTAGAGTTTGAATAAAGTGTTACCCGATTGTTTTTATTCTTGTTGCTGGGACACGTTTCATTGTTTGTTTTGATTTTACGTTGCTACGTCTTCTATTCTCGTCTATGTTTTAATGTATGTATGATGATCGTTGAATGAGTCAGTCAGAGAAACGGGCATTactaaccaaacacacacacacacagtaatgcgAGCACAGCTCAACTCAATGACTTGGGTCTATTTGAGATAGCAGGAAGTGTAAAAGGAATGGAGTACTATATTAACCTGCATACTGTTGTAATATGACAACAATGTACCTACCAGCCGACCGACAAGATGCCTGACCAAGCTTCTCAGTCGTTTGGTACTGTTGTCATAaaacagcaacacaaacacacagacacacacacaaggagcATTGGGATTTTGTGTGGGTTACATGAGTTTGACATCACTGTTGACTTTGTTTTATTCTACAATAATTTTGCATGAAATAAACAGGTTGTCAAGGACACATATTGTATGTAGGTGTGCTAGTGCtgcttatgtatgtatgtatgtacctgTATCTAGAGACGGATTAAGTGTACATGTACAGTAGCTATTTACATAATGTATTTAGCACAGATGTAAATTGTATAcattgccgtgtgtgtgtgtgtgtgtgtgtgtgtgtgtgtgacttcagCCCTGGTTAGAGTTTGCCTTAGCCAAATGTCTAGATCAGCAGAATGGGAggaagacagggggacagggggagggagggaaagatagagggacaagaggagagagagggtgggagggaggcagggagggactgTGTCACATCGACAAAGACACGAGGCAGACAGGGATGAGTTAGAGGAGCCAAAAACAGGTAGAAAGGAGGCAGACCGAAGGTGACTCATTATGTCAAGAAAGTGATAGACTTTCCAACACAGAGTTTCTTGATTGGTCATTTTGTTCTTATATATTCACCATTTTACCCGTGGTCTTCACCGGTATCTTCTTGATTGGTCATTTTGTTCTTATATATTCACCATTTTACCTGTGGTCTTCACCGGTATCTTCTTGATTGGTCATTTTGTTCTTATATATTCACCATTTTACCTGTGGTCTTCACCGGTATCTTCTTGATTGGTCATTTTGTTCTTATATATTCACCATTTTACCTGTGGTCTTCACCGGTATCTTCTTGATTGGTCATTTTGTTCTTATATATTCACCATTTTACTCGTGGTCTTCACCGGTATCTTCAAAGTCTTTTAGTTTTTTTGGACTTGGTTTTTCTAACTTGGAAAACAGGGATAAAGGAAGAACGCTTTGAACCGCAGATCATTTCAACAGGTATGTCCTTTATTTTGCTTACAAAGCTCACAGATTGCAGAGATTTAGGTATTTATGCTGTTTACATTTATAGATTTATTACAGTTACATTTATTGCCACTCTCTCTATGTGCCATAATTTCTTATGACAACCAGGAGACCAGACctgacacacacagtacaaccaGGAGAccagacctgacacacacacagtacaaccaGGAGAccagacctgacacacacacagtacaaccaGGAGAccagacctgacacacacacagtacaaccaGGAGAccagacctgacacacacacagtacaaccaGGAGACCAGACctgacacacacagtacaaccaGGAGAccagacctgacacacacacagtacaaccaGGAGACCAGACctgacacacacagtacaaccaGGAGAccagacctgacacacacacagtacaaccaGGAGAccagacctgacacacacacagtacaaccaGGAGAccagacctgacacacacacagtacaaccaGGAGAccagacctgacacacacacagtacaaccaGGAGAccagacctgacacacacacagtacaaccaGGAGAccagacctgacacacacacagtacaaatattccccatttaattgtatttattatggatccccattagttcctgccaaggcagcttctactcttcctggggttcagcaAAATTAAGACAGTTACATACAAttaaaaacattacattacattacatacattacatagtgatgaagtcaatctcacctctactttgagccaggagagattgacatgcatattaatgttagctctccatgtacatttaagggccagccgtgctgccctgttctgggccaattgtaattttcctaaatCCCTCTTTGTAGCACCTGACCGCACGACCGGACAGTAGTCTAGGTGCGACAAAACAAACtatggcctgtaggacctgccttgttgatagcgttgttaagaaggcagagtagcgctttattatggacagacttctccgcgttttagctactgttgtatcaatatgttttgaccatgacggtttacaatccagggttactccaagcagtttactcttctcaacttgctcaatttccacattatttattacaatatttagttgaggtttagtgaatgattcgTCCAAAagacaatgcttttagtttttgaaataattATTGTAATGTCCCAACTCTCTAAATGCATGGCTCTTATCTATTATATTAAACACTCAGATAAACAGAGTAGTCATGAAGAAGGGATTGAGCTAATTAATttgaaatcatattttttttgCACCTGTTGGTGTACATAGGACCTATATTTACCTAAATCCTCTATATTGTATGTGTGAAGTGATGTTGATTGCACCcactcacagacatacacacatcatgTGTAGCCCACTCGcacctgcttgtgtgtgtgttttgggcggGGGGGGGTCGTAACTGGGCACGTGCAAAGCACTGGACAAGGGGATAGCAATGTGGTGATGGTACAGTATAATGGGATAGTAGGGCTTGAATGAGTTTGAGTTCAGTCGATAGTGGCCAAATGTGAAGCGACCCACATATGTTCATGAATGACGTACAAGCCTCAAGACGAAAgagaagaaatacaatgacacACAAGTTAATGAATCAAGATTATGAAAATGAGGGCAAAGAGGAGGTGGGAATGGATGGGTGGATGCATATGGAGTCATTGGAGGGTGGAGGGGAATGAAACGAAAGATGAacgggggggatggagggatggactgATGGGACAAGGGGAAGTGTAGTTACTGATTGTCGAGTTAATGGAGTGAGAAGAGACTGAATCAGCAGCATATAGTCGTACAGGagggcaaaacacacacacacaggagggaaAACAGCACTGGAGATTGTGAAAGGGGCTGGGGGGAGTCACCGGTCAgcaaggagggagaaggagggagagaacaaAGGGAAGACACCTCATGGTGCATGTTGAATGAAACAAAGACATTAAAAAGATGACGATGGCCGTTTAGAGCCCTCAAACTCAATGCTGGACCTCAAagccatttccactgcatttttttcattgttcctctttattcagggactgatttagacctggaacACCAGGTATGTGCAATTAACTATgcggtagaacagaaaaccagcaggctctgaaccttgtagggtaagagttgaataccccggATTTAGAGTATGCTAAAAGTTATATAACTCCAGACTTCCAGGTGactgacaaaataaagaaaataccAACATAAATTGTCtgaatagggcgttgggccaccacgagccagaacagcttcaatgcaccttggcatagattctacaagtgtctggaactctattggagggatgggaCAACATTCTTACACAACAAATTCCAtcattttgtgttttgttgatggtggtggaaaacactgtcccAGGCggcgctccagaatctcccataagtgttcaattgggttgagatctggtgactgagaggccatggcatatggtttacctcgttttcatgctcatcaaaccttTTAGTGACCACTCCTGCCCTGTGGATGGGAGCATTGTCATCCAATGGGGCCATAGCtttggtagccaaaataatggcctgcctagCATTTTTtccatgaccctaagcatgatgggatgttaattgtgtggctcagttggtagagcatggtgtttgcaacaccagggttgtgggttcgattcccacgggggaccagtacaaagaaaagaaaaaaaaatgtatgaaatgtatgcattcactactgtaagtcgctctggataagagcgtctgctaaatgactaaaatgtaaaaatgtaaattgcttaattaactcagaaaccacacctgtgtggtagcacctgctttcaatatatactgaacaaaaatatacatgcaacaatttcaaagatttttctgagttacagttcatataaggaaatcagtcaattgaaataaaataattaggccctaatctataactgggcaggggcgcagccatgggtgggcctgggagggcataggcccacccacttgggagccaggcccactcaATGGGGAGCCAGTCCCTGCCAATCAGAatcagtttttccccacaaaagggctttattacagacagaaatactcctcagcacccgcCCCCCTgccctcagacgatcccgcaggagaagaagtcggatgtggaggttttgggctggtgtggttacacgtggtctgcggttgtgaggccggttggacataatgccaaattctctaaaacggcttatggtagagaaatgaacattgaattctctgacaacagctttggtggacattcctgcactcATGACAATTGCACATACCCTctaaacttgaaacatctgtggcattgtgttgtgtgacaaaactgcatattttagagtggccttttattgtccccatgctAAAATGGCCTTGTATTGTccccatgctgtttaatcagcttcttgatatgccacacctatcaagtggatggattatattgacaaaagctaaaatgcccactaatggggatgtaaacaaatttgggcacaacatttgagagaaataagctttttgagcAAAtgaaaaatgtctgggatcttttatttcagctcatgaaacatggaaccaacactttacttaTTGAGTTTTTATTTGTGTTCAatgtactttgtatccctcatttactcaagtgtttccattattttggcaggtaCCTGCATATCCATTTCATATCACTGTACAGGGAAGTATACTATGAAAATTAATTGATATGAGATGCAATGAATGAATGGGTGATTGtaacaaccctctctctctttctttccaggTAAACAGAATTTGAATTGTGAAGACAACATAAGTGAACCTGGGAATTGGATAATCAGAAATCAAACAGAGGCAACCAGTAGCAACAGTGGAATGGGAAGATGAGACATAATCTCAACTGACACGGAAACACCCAAACgtcaccatgacaacaacaacgaTGGACGCCCAGGCGCTCAATGATGACATTATTGTTGAAGGAGTACACCGCCTCCTTAACTCCTTCTCTGTcaatccctcgctccctccctcctgcaGCATCGACGAGTCCTACAAGTACATTTTCCTCCCTCTGTGCTACTCCTTCACCTTCCTCTTCTCAATCTCCCTCAACTTTATCATTCTCTGGCGTTCCTTCAGACGCACCAAGCGTTGGAACGCCTCCCTCATCTACATGGTCAACCTCGCCTCCACAGACTTCATGTACGGGTTGTCACTCCCCTTCCTGGTGGCTAGCTATGTGATGCGTGACCGATGGATCTTTGGGGACTACATGTGCCGATTGGTCCGCTTTCTGTTCTATTTCAACCTGTATTGTTCTATATTCTTCCTGACGTGTATATCTGTCCATCGCTACCTGGGGATATGTTACCCTATGAGGACCATCACACTGGAGACTAAGAGAGCAGTCAAGGGgacgtgtgtgttggtgtgggggGTCGTCTTCGCTCTTACGTGCCCCATATTCCGGTTTGCCCAAACGAGCCACGTGATGAGAGGCGTAGGGGGCGAGGCGATGGCGATTACCAGTAATAACACTGGCACCGTTAGTAGTAACGGTACCGGTGAGGTGGAGACGTATCAGAACTGTTGGGACGATGCCATCGATAAGGAGTTCCAAGACTACGTTCCATATGGAATCATCCTACATCTTCTAGGGTTCTTTCTCCCGTTCTCTATCATCGCCTGGTGCTACTCACATGTGGTTCTGACAATATTCCGCACCCTGCGCTCCCAGCCTCAGTCACagcgaggcagaggagaggggggaggaggaggaggaggtgggggacgtggaggaggaatgagaggGAATGGAGCTGGAGTTGGAGGActtcagggaggagaggggatgtcaATAGTTCTTGGCGCCCACTCTCCATACGCCCACCGACGGCGTAAATCCATCaagaccatcatcaccatcacactCCTCTTTGCCCTCTGCTTCTTCCCGTTTCATGTCACCAGGACTATCTTCCTCGTCCTGAAAGTGAAGAAAGGTGTCCCGTGCCACACCATGACGATGGTATCCATGTGTTATAAGATCACCCGGCCGCTGGCGTCTTTCAATGCCTGGCTCAACGCACTCCTCTACTTCCTCACCAAGGAGAAAGGGGGTGGCGCCCCCTGTTGCCCGCCGCCAGACACTACGGCAGCCAACCAGCAGCATGGGCTCCTCTGGCCGCTGAGGAAGCTGGGAAGAgcgggagatgaggaggaggggggcgACAGGGGCGAGAAGGGGGGCATGGTCAATAACAAGGGTAACAACAAAGAGACAAATAAAACGGCTGTACATTTATTCAGAGGGATGACCAAATCCAAAGTCAAATACACTGTggaataaattaaattaaatagaCTTTATTCATCCCGAGGGGATCAATGCTGGCATGCATAGGATGAGTTGTTGTTGGTGGCGGAAGTCTTCTGCATTCCATGTGTTTCATTCAGAAGCAGACCTTTGTGAACAGTATAAATGGTTGGGTGCAGAATTCAGGGTGTGAAAAGGAACGATTTGGAGACACAAAGGACATTATAGATGATCTTACTATCATTGGCAGTATTCAAATGTTGATGAGTAGATCTGGATGAGGATTATGATACTGTACCATACAAAAACAATGATGGACTGACTCTGTTATATCGTTTTtttgtaaagaaaaaaaaatgtatgaatttgTTGAGTTGAAGGAAGTTATACCTCAGGAAAACAAAACTCAGAGACAAATTTGGTATCTGTTATTGTATCTTTTGATGACAGCCCTTGATGACAACTGTATTGGTCTATTTCCTGTTCATCTTGTGTCTGACATTTTGGAAATGTGTAAAATAAGACTGGATTAAACATGTTTAATGTAATGCTACTGTCCAATGAGATTGTGTtgttgaattgtgtgtgtgtgcgcccacaaggatagtaaaacaaggaaaattctcccaCGTGGCGACATTTCCCAcgtccccatgaggacaaaggctattttaagtttaggggttaggtttagggttagaggtacaattagggttaaggttagaattagggttagagtaaGGAGTTTGGGTTAGGGCTAcatgttaagattagggttagggtaagcgatagggttaggtttagggaaaatagtATTTTGAATGGAAATTAATTGTAGGTCCCTAacaaggatagaagaacaaaatgcatgtgtgtgtgcacgtgtgtgaaaaagagagagagagtaaaaatgGTCATGCCTTTGTAAACAAATTGGATTAGCAATAATGTTAATAATCTCCCTATTCACCTGAACTCAACCCAAAGGTCAACCTAACTAATGTAGTGCTGAgtgtttaaacacacacacacagagagaaaagaaaTTGTACAACACCCTGAAATCTGAGAAATACTCTCCACTCATTCACAAAAACAACCTACTTGATTTAACATGGAATGGGGTTGTACATTCTAGAATCTAGACTATAGTGATGTCACAAGCACTTGTCAGGAACTATGGATCCTGCAACCTACTCTACTCTGTCCTTCCGTTTGCTCAAATTATGGTGAGGTGAGACTGACGGACCGTAAAGACCTAAGATTGTTGTTGCCTTTAGTTCTGAGCTCTGGGTAAATTATTAAGCTGTCATTTGGGTTGTGTAAGTACAGAGAATCTGCTGTATTGATGGAAAAGTACTTGTGTAAACATATTTTTTAATAACATACTATTTCCCTATGGAATTTCCTATGTTGCTGACTATCTATCCCCTCGATCCACTATGTTCACAAATTCACAACCCATATTCCATCTCTTTGAAACAGATAAACTTATTGTCATTTGACTCATTACAGGGGCCTAACATACAGGCTGTTAGAGGTCTTGTACAggaacatatacagtatatatttatcaGACATGTTTTTATGACATTTATGTTTTCATTGGACctaaaataaactcacaacagtgcaactctctctctctatcctgccctctcgttctctctctctcccccctccactctctGATCCTGGAAAAAAAAAGTAGCAACATTGGATGAAGAGCTATTTATTGTCCATCAATTGAGCGAGGTATCTAAGAAACAGGAGAATGTAGCAGGCAGGGTGCCAACTGAAAGGCTTAGTTCCATCTTTGTacacacaggaagagagagagagaactacgtAATGTTAGTAGCTTACACACTTTTAAGGCAGCGTATTCTTATCTGAATATATATCTAATGCATATTACATGGCAGTTAAACAAATAGTTTACCATACAAGTCAAAGGTGTTTTATATCCTCTAGGGCCTAGACCTACTATATCTCTGGCCTAGTTGAGGAGTGAAATGCATAGGCATACATTGATGAACTCAAGGGGGCGACAAATCCTCCCATTTCACCCTTTCCCGGCttggaaattcaaaacaaaacCGGTTATGTAATTTCCCGTGCTGCACTACGACTAGAACAATCTTTGACGGTTATTAAAAttgaacaaaaaaaataaaattaaatcaTAGGAGCAATTTTAAGCAAAAGTGAATAGCAATATGAATTAGGCTAACGATCACACACCTCATGCATTTTGTTAAAAATTAAAATTCGACCGTTgaaatttatatttatttttttcccctttttcTCCGTGTCACCAGTGTGTGTAGAGCTGTCGAGGCGAGGCGTTGGCGCCATTTTCAAACTTCTGCTGCAAGAGAATGAATGTCTTGgttgaaaaatatatttaacGAATTAATTTATATTTTCTGAATTGCATTTACATGGggatttgttttgtttgttgcaTGAATGGTCGTTTCTTCATGGGACGAGGACGTATTTTCTCATGGTAAGCATTTTAGCATGCCTTGATTTACAGGCTAGATAACATTAGTTTCATTTAGCTAATGGTAGCTAAAAAGAAACAAAGTTAACTAGTTACGTTTTCGACAAAGTTTTGTGGGCTGTTAGCCaggaaatatagctagctacatttaaCAATTTCAACCTTCGTCATGTATTTCAAAACACTTTCACTCAATCTCAAGATAGATTAGTTGCTAACCTTATAGGATGACTAGAAATTCGGCTAAATTAACAAGCTATAGTTAGTTACTACGTTCCTTTGGTGGAATAGCCACGTTTAGCTGACGTCGCTAGCTCGTTTGAAAGCTTTATGGCAGTTTAACACTGCAGTAAGATTTTAGGCGACTTAAAAGTGAATATCTTTTAACATTAGCAAAGTACCTTAAGCGATGTAGTTAGCTAAAGTAAGTTGATTCAAAGTTACTTATCTAACGTTAGCTGCTAACTATTTAATGGTTAGGACAGAGTTATGCTACGTCGGTGTCACACCCCCGTTTCAGTGCGAGTGCCATAGGTTTGCTTCGCGAACCCCTCCCCCAAATCCGCTCATGCAACCCCCCCTCTCGACAATCTACTCCACCCCCATATGTTCATATCAAATATTCGCTAAACTTGGAAATAATCACAAAACTGATTGTAAAGTTACAAAATGTTAGCAAACGGTTGAATAAGTCGTTTAAATTGAATTAAGTCTGTAGGGTAAACGGTCAACTGTGGGGGAAATCGCAACGATATTATCTGAATCAGCATTTTTTTTGTCTACCCAACCCCCGTACTGTGCCATCTAGCTAAACACGATACATCATATGAATAGATAAACACACAAAAAATCGACAAATGTTATCTAACGTCGTTACAAAGTTGCATTGAAGAATTGTAGATAACTTGAACCATTGTGACTTTCTTTGGTGTGCAATTTATACTTAGTAGCTTACTAGTTCCCTGTAGCTGACGACAGTTGCATGTCTTGCTCCTTGCCCTTTAGCTATGTTGGCAAAGTTGATAGCCATCTCGTTACTTTTAGCTAAGATTGCTCTCTGATAAACGATGCTGTTCAACCATCAAGTTTAGTTAAAACCGTAAATAATGTATTAATC from Salmo salar chromosome ssa07, Ssal_v3.1, whole genome shotgun sequence includes the following:
- the LOC123723675 gene encoding P2Y purinoceptor 3, yielding MTTTTMDAQALNDDIIVEGVHRLLNSFSVNPSLPPSCSIDESYKYIFLPLCYSFTFLFSISLNFIILWRSFRRTKRWNASLIYMVNLASTDFMYGLSLPFLVASYVMRDRWIFGDYMCRLVRFLFYFNLYCSIFFLTCISVHRYLGICYPMRTITLETKRAVKGTCVLVWGVVFALTCPIFRFAQTSHVMRGVGGEAMAITSNNTGTVSSNGTGEVETYQNCWDDAIDKEFQDYVPYGIILHLLGFFLPFSIIAWCYSHVVLTIFRTLRSQPQSQRGRGEGGGGGGGGGRGGGMRGNGAGVGGLQGGEGMSIVLGAHSPYAHRRRKSIKTIITITLLFALCFFPFHVTRTIFLVLKVKKGVPCHTMTMVSMCYKITRPLASFNAWLNALLYFLTKEKGGGAPCCPPPDTTAANQQHGLLWPLRKLGRAGDEEEGGDRGEKGGMVNNKGNNKETNKTAVHLFRGMTKSKVKYTVE